One genomic region from Bacillus rossius redtenbacheri isolate Brsri chromosome 6, Brsri_v3, whole genome shotgun sequence encodes:
- the LOC134532893 gene encoding alpha-L-fucosidase-like yields MERGRGLAAGAGTLLALVCACALSGASGRYSAAWTSLDSRPLPQWYADAKFGVFVHWGVYSVPSFGNEWFWYHWKSNSSSFVDFMKRSYPPGFTYQDFAKEFKAEFYEPDQWAELFQSSGAKYVVLTSKHHEGYTLWPSRYSFSWNSKDVGPNRDLVGELASSIRRLTDLKFGLYHSLFEWYNPLYLQDEANQFKTQKFVDYKTLPELYELVETYRPEVVWSDGPMNASDSYWRSRSFLAWLYNDSPVKSSVVANDRWGKGVKCKHGDFYTCRDHYNPGHLIRHKWENCDTVDKNSWSFRRNARLADYHSVEELLARLVSTVSCNGNYLLNVAPTKEGVIPPVYEERLRQLGAWLALNGEAIYSTEAWSHQKDAASPGVWYTKSKDGSSVFALVLQWPKNNVLHLGSPRLSDESNVTLLGNNMALEWAPASSGIKVTFCSREDAKSDWAWALKLTNVTH; encoded by the exons ATGGAGCGGGGCAGAGGCCTCGCCGCCGGCGCCGGGACGCTGCTCGCCCTGGTCTGCGCCTGCGCGCTGAGCGGGGCGTCGGGACGCTACAGCGCCGCCTGGACCAGCCTGGACTCGCGCCCGCTGCCGCAGTGGTACGCCGACGCCAAGTTCGGCGTGTTCGTGCACTGGGGGGTGTACTCCGTGCCCAGCTTCGGCAACGAGTGGTTCTGGTACCACTGGAAGT CGAACTCGAGCAGCTTCGTGGACTTCATGAAGAGGAGTTACCCGCCGGGATTCACGTACCAGGACTTCGCCAAGGAGTTCAAGGCGGAGTTCTACGAGCCGGACCAGTGGGCGGAGTTGTTCCAGAGCTCCGGGGCCAA GTATGTGGTACTGACGAGCAAGCACCACGAAGGGTACACACTCTGGCCTTCACGGTACTCTTTCAGCTGGAATTCTAAGGACGTTGGACCAAACAGAGATTTAGTAG gagaGTTGGCATCATCGATTCGCAGGTTAACTGATTTAAAGTTTGGCCTTTACCATTCTTTGTTTGAATGGTACAATCCACTGTACCTTCAGGATGAAGCTAACCAGTTTAAAACACAGAAGTTCGTGGACTACAAAACTTTACCTGAGTTGTATGAACTG GTGGAGACGTACAGGCCCGAGGTGGTGTGGTCCGACGGGCCGATGAACGCCAGCGACTCCTACTGGAGGTCCAGGAGCTTCCTGGCGTGGCTGTACAACGACAGCCCCGTGAAGAGCTCGGTGGTCGCCAACGACCGCTGGGGCAAGGGCGTCAAGTGCAAGCACGGCGACTTCTACACCTGCCGCGACCACTACAACCCCG GTCACCTGATCCGGCACAAGTGGGAGAACTGCGACACCGTCGACAAGAACTCGTGGTCGTTCCGGCGCAACGCCAGGCTGGCCGACTACCACAGCGTGGAGGAGCTGCTGGCGCGCCTCGTGTCCACCGTCAGCTGCAACG GCAACTACCTGCTGAACGTGGCGCCCACCAAGGAGGGAGTCATACCGCCCGTCTACGAGGAGCGGCTGCGGCAGCTGGGCGCGTGGCTGGCCCTCAACGGCGAGGCCATCTACTCCACCGAGGCGTGGAGCCACCAGAAGGACGCCGCCTCCCCCGGCGTGTG GTACACCAAGAGCAAGGACGGCTCGTCGGTGTTCGCCTTGGTCCTGCAGTGGCCGAAGAACAACGTCCTGCACTTGGGCTCGCCCCGTTTGAGCGACGAGTCGAACGTCACGCTTCTGGGCAACAACATGGCGCTCGAG TGGGCGCCTGCATCGAGTGGCATCAAGGTGACTTTCTGCAGCAGAGAAGACGCGAAGTCAGACTGGGCATGGGCGCTGAAACTGACGAATGTCACACACTGA